From the genome of Triticum aestivum cultivar Chinese Spring chromosome 3B, IWGSC CS RefSeq v2.1, whole genome shotgun sequence, one region includes:
- the LOC123066535 gene encoding uncharacterized protein, translated as MDGKKQIKFMTYNVWCREDLVVHKRMKAIGDLVQEHSPDVIFFQEITPYIHSIFESFAWWKDYHCSPVPTEGQFCLMLSKLRMESYARWKFGTSPTGKCYLEADIVPGPPSLMKPIRIATTELECPVPPAWMHLRERYTQAKHAVSALSSADNVVLGGDMSWDDDADLPFPLPGGWCDAWEELIRERGSYYSWTYDSFWVEKVWEFNGHIVHRPWTKKRSDRFVCKLQDYTLNTIQLIEGNHGFEAFGRIRCTNYTTCNHEDLALHASCHRGLVLTIVPK; from the exons ATG GACGGAAAGAAGCAGATCAAGTTCATGACTTACAACGTCTGGTGCCGGGAGGACCTTGTCGTCCACAAGAGGATGAAGGCCATCGGCGACCTCGTTCAGGAACATTCGCCAGACGTCATCTTCTTCCAG GAAATCACACCGTACATCCACTCGATCTTCGAGAGCTTCGCATGGTGGAAGGACTACCACTGCTCACCAGTGCCCACAGAAGGCCAATTCTGCTTGATG CTGAGCAAGCTTCGAATGGAGAGCTACGCGCGCTGGAAGTTTGGCACTTCGCCGACGGGCAAGTGCTACCTGGAGGCAGACATTGTCCCTGGACCGCCTTCTTTGATGAAGCCGATCCGCATCGCTACGACCGAGCTCGAGTGCCCCGTGCCGCCGGCGTGGATGCACCTCAGGGAGCGCTACACGCAGGCAAAGCACGCGGTCTCGGCGCTGAGTAGCGCGGATAATGTCGTTCTGGGCGGCGACATGAGCTGGGATGATGATGCCGACTTGCCGTTTCCGCTCCCTGGAGGCTGGTGTGACGCCTGGGAAGAACTAATCCGTGAGCGTGGGAGTTACTACAGTTGGACTTATGATAGTTTCTGGGTGGAAAAGGTATGGGAGTTCAATGGCCACATAGTCCATCGACCATGGACCAAGAAGCGGTCAGACCGATTTGTGTGCAAGCTGCAAGACTACACGCTGAATACGATCCAGCTGATCGAGGGAAATCATGGTTTTGAGGCTTTTGGTCGTATTCGTTGTACGAACTACACGACATGCAACCACGAAGACCTGGCGCTACACGCGAGCTGTCACCGCGGGCTGGTTCTGACCATCGTCCCCAAATGA